A DNA window from Onychostoma macrolepis isolate SWU-2019 chromosome 13, ASM1243209v1, whole genome shotgun sequence contains the following coding sequences:
- the esr2b gene encoding estrogen receptor 2b, protein MSSSPGPASASAPPAMDSGKANRGDSPNTLPHLYTSPLGMDSRTICIPSPYVEACQDYSPPHGGEISHGALTLYSPVSSTVLGYTHPPVTESLVPLSPTIFWPPHTTHPALSLHCPPPLAYSETHAHTTWEDAKTHMINQGSSVLTHAKLFGQQLDGDGGLNPSPGILGKGDAHFCAVCHDYASGYHYGVWSCEGCKAFFKRSIQGHNDYICPATNQCTIDKSRRKSCQACRLRKCYEVGMMKCGVRRERCSYRGARHHRNPQIRDSSGGALGVRRHSQPQLEFPLSPTHPLFPSGDRAEGCGRSLSPEQLVNCILEAEPPQIYLREPIKKPYTEASMMMSLTNLADKELVLMISWAKKIPGFVELTLSDQVHLLECCWLDILMLGLMWRSVDHPGKLMFSPDLKLNREEGNCVEGIMEIFDMLLATTSRFRELKLQREEYVCLKAMILLNSNNCSSLPQTPEDVESRRKVLRLLDSVTDALVWTISRTGLSSQQQSIRLAHLLMLLSHIRHLSNKGIEHLSTMKRKNVVLLYDLLLEMLDANTSQSSRMLAAHTETSLQSDTQQTTEILHTSRQQPALKESYQEPWHSPQAEETVDKILHCSLHRVDMDTD, encoded by the exons ATGAGCTCTTCCCCTGGTCCGGCCTCTGCGTCAGCCCCCCCTGCCATGGACTCCGGCAAGGCCAATCGAGGGGACTCGCCTAACACCTTACCCCATCTGTACACATCCCCGCTCGGCATGGACAGCCGGACCATCTGCATTCCATCTCCGTATGTGGAAGCCTGTCAGGATTATTCACCACCGCATGGGGGAGAGATCAGCCATGGAGCCTTAACGCTCTACAGCCCCGTGTCCTCCACAGTGCTGGGGTACACTCATCCCCCCGTGACCGAAAGCCTGGTCCCGCTCAGTCCGACAATCTTCTGGCCTCCCCACACCACACACCCTGCGCTGTCTCTGCACTGCCCGCCTCCACTGGCCTACAGcgaaacacacgcacacaccacCTGGGAGGACGCCAAGACACACATGATTAACCAGGGCAG CTCTGTCCTTACTCATGCAAAGCTGTTTGGGCAGCAACTGGATGGTGATGGTGGCTTGAATCCTTCACCAGGCATTTTGGGTAAAGGAGACGCACACTTCTGTGCGGTGTGTCATGACTATGCCTCTGGGTATCACTATGGTGTCTGGTCATGTGAAGGGTGTAAGGCTTTCTTCAAACGGAGCATTCAAG GGCACAATGACTATATTTGTCCAGCCACCAACCAGTGCACCATTGACAAGAGCCGACGCAAGAGCTGCCAGGCCTGTCGACTCCGCAAGTGCTATGAAGTGGGCATGATGAAGTGTG GTGTGAGGCGGGAACGCTGCAGTTACCGAGGTGCTCGTCATCATCGCAACCCCCAGATCAGAGACAGCTCAGGCGGGGCGTTAGGGGTCAGACGTCATTCCCAGCCTCAATTAGAATTTCCCCTCAGTCCCACTCATCCACTCTTCCCTTCGGGGGACAGAGCTGAGGGGTGTGGCCGGAGCCTCTCCCCAGAGCAATTAGTCAACTGTATTCTGGAGGCGGAGCCTCCTCAGATTTACCTGAGAGAGCCAATAAAGAAGCCGTACACTGAGGCCAGCATGATGATGTCACTAACCAACCTCGCTGACAAGGAACTGGTGCTCATGATCAGCTGGGCGAAGAAGATACCAG GTTTTGTGGAGCTGACTTTGTCAGATCAGGTGCATCTTTTGGAATGCTGCTGGTTGGATATATTGATGTTGGGACTGATGTGGAGATCCGTGGATCATCCCGGGAAACTCATGTTCTCACCTGACCTCAAACTCAACAG GGAGGAAGGGAACTGTGTGGAAGGCATCATGGAGATCTTTGACATGCTGCTGGCCACCACCTCCAGATTCAGAGAACTGAAGCTTCAGAGAGAGGAATACGTCTGCCTCAAAGCCATGATCCTTCTCAACTCCA ATAACTGTTCAAGCTTGCCACAGACTCCTGAAGATGTGGAGAGCCGTAGGAAGGTTCTGAGGCTGCTGGACTCTGTGACTGACGCTTTAGTTTGGACCATCTCCAGAACAGGCTTGTCCTCACAGCAACAGTCCATCCGGCTCGCCCATTTGCTAATGCTGCTCTCACATATTCGACACCTCAG CAACAAAGGCATCGAGCATCTGTCAACCATGAAGAGAAAAAACGTGGTGCTGCTATATGATCTTCTGCTAGAGATGCTGGATGCCAACACATCCCAGAGCAGCCGGATGCTGGCGGCTCACACAGAAACCTCTCTCCAGTCGGACACACAACAGACCACAGAGATCCTCCACACATCCAGACAGCAGCCTGCGCTGAAAGAGAGCTACCAGGAGCCCTGGCACAGTCCACA AGCTGAAGAGACAGTGGATAAGATATTACATTGTAGTCTGCATCGAGTGGACATGGACACAGATTGA